One part of the Cellvibrionales bacterium genome encodes these proteins:
- the argF gene encoding ornithine carbamoyltransferase yields the protein MSTRHFLTLLDFSPAELRAVIDRSIAMKAEHEAGNDPQIFRNKVLGMIFEKSSTRTRVSFEAGMAQLGGHAMFLSPRDTQLGRGEPVEDSARILSRMVDIIMIRTFAHDIVEKFSQYSCVPVINALTDDFHPCQVLADVQTWIEHRGEIAGKTVAWIGDGNNMCQTWIQAAAQFGFKLRIACPPGFEPNNILLQQHENCVSLGHDIEDAVRDADLVTTDVWASMGQEDEQRERVQRFRGYQVNPKLMDLAKPDALFMHCLPAHRGEEVSEDMLDDPRSVVWDEAENRLHVQKALMVFLMEQSKK from the coding sequence ATGAGCACTCGCCACTTTCTGACGCTGCTGGATTTTTCACCCGCTGAATTGCGCGCAGTAATTGATCGCTCTATTGCCATGAAAGCGGAGCACGAAGCAGGCAATGACCCACAAATTTTTCGCAATAAAGTACTGGGGATGATTTTTGAAAAATCGTCCACCCGCACGCGCGTTTCTTTTGAAGCGGGCATGGCACAGCTCGGCGGACATGCTATGTTTTTGTCGCCGCGCGACACGCAATTAGGACGCGGTGAGCCGGTGGAAGATTCTGCACGCATTCTGTCGCGCATGGTGGACATCATCATGATTCGCACCTTTGCACACGACATCGTGGAAAAGTTTTCGCAGTATTCGTGTGTGCCAGTCATCAATGCTTTGACGGATGATTTTCACCCCTGCCAAGTGTTGGCCGACGTGCAAACATGGATAGAACATCGCGGCGAAATCGCCGGAAAAACGGTGGCGTGGATAGGCGACGGCAACAATATGTGTCAAACATGGATACAAGCCGCCGCGCAATTTGGTTTCAAACTGCGCATCGCCTGCCCACCCGGTTTTGAACCCAATAATATTTTGCTGCAACAACACGAAAACTGTGTTTCTCTCGGACACGACATTGAAGACGCCGTGCGCGACGCTGATTTAGTGACCACCGATGTGTGGGCATCCATGGGGCAAGAAGACGAACAGCGCGAACGCGTGCAGCGTTTTCGCGGCTACCAAGTCAATCCAAAATTGATGGATTTAGCCAAACCTGATGCGCTGTTTATGCACTGCCTACCAGCCCATCGCGGCGAGGAAGTCAGTGAAGACATGCTGGATGATCCGCGCTCCGTGGTGTGGGACGAAGCAGAAAACCGCCTGCATGTGCAAAAAGCGCTGATGGTATTTTTGATGGAGCAGAGCAAAAAATAA
- a CDS encoding aspartate aminotransferase family protein — protein MSHALMNTYGTRALTFVRGEGSWLIADDGKRYLDAISGIAVCGLGHAHAGVAAAIAQQAATLVHTSNLYNIPQQQKLGAQLCQLAGMDKVFFGNSGAEANECAIKLARLYGHKKGIDSPVIVVMEKSFHGRTLATLTATGNRKVQAGFEPLVQGFVRAPYGDVEAVKTIAANNPNVVAVLAEPVQGEGGVNIPAADYLNQLRSICDAHQWLLMLDEVQTGNGRTGKYFAYQHNNILPDVVTTAKGLGNGFPIGACLAQGAAAELFQAGNHGSTFGGSALACTTAQAVVDTLLNEKLIERAETLGKKLLADLQTTLADCSQVVTVRGLGLMLGIELQNDAPDLVARAAEKGVLINVTAGKVIRLLPTFVMTDEETALLVTTLHDLLRDPA, from the coding sequence ATGTCCCACGCACTAATGAACACTTACGGCACACGCGCACTCACTTTTGTGCGCGGCGAAGGCAGTTGGTTGATTGCAGACGATGGCAAACGCTATCTCGATGCCATCAGCGGTATCGCTGTGTGTGGTTTGGGGCATGCGCATGCCGGCGTGGCAGCAGCGATAGCACAACAAGCAGCAACGCTGGTGCACACATCCAACTTGTACAACATTCCGCAGCAGCAAAAACTCGGCGCACAACTGTGCCAACTCGCCGGTATGGACAAAGTTTTTTTCGGCAACTCCGGCGCCGAAGCGAACGAATGTGCGATCAAACTCGCGCGTTTGTACGGCCACAAAAAAGGCATCGACAGCCCCGTGATTGTGGTGATGGAAAAATCTTTTCACGGTCGCACGCTCGCCACCTTAACGGCTACGGGCAATCGCAAAGTGCAAGCGGGTTTTGAACCGCTAGTGCAAGGTTTTGTGCGCGCGCCTTACGGTGATGTAGAAGCCGTAAAAACCATTGCTGCGAACAACCCCAATGTTGTCGCTGTGCTCGCAGAGCCCGTGCAGGGCGAAGGCGGCGTAAACATTCCTGCAGCAGATTATCTCAATCAATTGCGCAGCATTTGTGACGCGCATCAATGGTTGCTGATGCTGGACGAAGTGCAAACCGGCAATGGCCGCACTGGGAAATATTTTGCTTATCAGCACAACAATATTCTTCCCGATGTTGTTACCACCGCTAAAGGTTTGGGCAATGGCTTTCCTATCGGTGCCTGTCTTGCACAAGGCGCGGCGGCAGAATTGTTTCAAGCGGGCAACCACGGCTCAACCTTCGGCGGCAGTGCCTTGGCCTGCACCACCGCGCAGGCGGTAGTCGATACGCTGCTGAACGAAAAGTTGATTGAGCGCGCAGAAACGCTGGGCAAAAAATTGTTGGCTGATCTGCAAACCACACTAGCGGATTGCTCGCAAGTGGTAACAGTGCGCGGCTTGGGCTTGATGCTCGGCATCGAGCTGCAAAATGATGCGCCCGATTTAGTCGCGCGCGCCGCCGAAAAAGGCGTACTCATCAACGTCACTGCTGGCAAAGTAATTCGTTTGCTGCCGACTTTTGTGATGACAGACGAAGAAACTGCGCTGTTAGTGACAACACTGCACGATTTGCTGCGCGATCCTGCCTAA
- a CDS encoding NnrS family protein, with amino-acid sequence MQITNKRKALAIPPIFRLGFRPFFLLGALLALIAAPLWVGALLGAWSLPTPLGGWLAWHRHEMVFGFAGAVIAGFLLTAVQTWTGQPSLSGKPLAVLVVLWLLARGSWWQPFPIILLLLNAIFLLAVTAAMTRLLWAARQNRNYPIAAVLLLLTATNALTLCGVLQNNDAWQRQGSLAAVWLVLAMITLIGGRVIPFFTFRGLLRTAQVTAWPWLDWSLLAGAVIVAVLTASGLLTQNPNTFGGILLVLLGAGHAVRLVRWFDAGLLRVPLLWSLHLAYAWLVVGCIGLALWSFDLGVLEGQALHALTVGAIGGLILAMMARVSLGHTGRPLELPKGFFIAFVLINIVTLLRVVGPSISYTTAMYLAAAGWSLAFLQFAVVYGPMLCKARTDGHSG; translated from the coding sequence ATGCAAATAACTAATAAGCGCAAAGCTCTGGCCATTCCACCCATTTTTCGTTTGGGCTTTCGCCCATTTTTTCTACTCGGTGCGCTGCTGGCGTTAATCGCTGCGCCGCTGTGGGTAGGTGCGTTGCTCGGCGCTTGGTCGCTGCCCACGCCTCTCGGTGGCTGGTTGGCGTGGCATCGTCACGAAATGGTGTTTGGTTTTGCAGGCGCAGTAATTGCCGGTTTTTTATTAACCGCCGTGCAAACATGGACGGGGCAGCCGAGTTTATCGGGCAAACCGCTCGCGGTATTAGTCGTGCTGTGGCTGCTTGCGCGCGGCAGTTGGTGGCAACCTTTTCCAATTATTTTATTGTTGCTAAATGCCATTTTTTTATTAGCAGTCACCGCTGCAATGACACGCTTATTGTGGGCGGCTCGCCAAAATCGTAATTACCCAATTGCCGCGGTCTTGCTACTACTTACGGCAACCAACGCATTAACACTGTGCGGCGTTTTGCAAAACAACGATGCGTGGCAACGCCAAGGTAGCTTGGCAGCCGTGTGGTTGGTATTAGCGATGATTACGCTGATCGGCGGGCGTGTGATTCCCTTTTTTACTTTTCGCGGTTTGCTACGCACGGCACAAGTTACTGCATGGCCGTGGCTGGATTGGTCACTGCTTGCTGGAGCGGTTATTGTTGCTGTGCTTACAGCAAGTGGATTACTCACACAAAATCCCAATACATTTGGCGGCATTTTGCTCGTACTACTTGGTGCAGGGCATGCTGTTCGTTTAGTGCGCTGGTTTGATGCAGGCTTATTGCGTGTGCCACTACTGTGGTCACTGCATCTCGCCTATGCGTGGCTAGTCGTCGGCTGCATAGGCTTGGCGCTGTGGTCTTTTGATTTAGGTGTACTGGAAGGGCAAGCGCTGCATGCATTAACTGTCGGTGCCATTGGTGGTTTAATTTTGGCGATGATGGCGCGCGTTTCACTCGGTCACACCGGCAGACCACTAGAATTACCGAAAGGTTTTTTTATTGCGTTTGTGTTGATAAACATTGTCACGCTATTGCGTGTTGTCGGTCCATCCATCAGCTATACAACAGCGATGTATTTAGCCGCAGCAGGATGGAGTTTAGCGTTTCTGCAATTTGCCGTGGTGTATGGACCTATGCTGTGCAAGGCTCGCACAGATGGTCATTCGGGCTAG
- a CDS encoding metal-sensing transcriptional repressor, with protein MSAHTEHPDVIKRLKRAAGHLQSIIVMLEEDRHCLDIAQQLQAVESAIGNAKKVLVHDHIDHCLEQVVRDRTQSAADTIREFKAITKYL; from the coding sequence ATGAGCGCACACACTGAGCATCCCGATGTCATCAAGCGGCTGAAACGCGCGGCGGGGCATTTGCAGAGCATCATCGTGATGCTGGAGGAAGACCGTCACTGCTTAGATATCGCGCAGCAGTTGCAGGCGGTGGAGAGCGCGATTGGCAATGCCAAAAAAGTGCTGGTGCACGATCACATCGACCACTGTCTGGAGCAGGTCGTGCGCGATCGTACGCAGAGCGCAGCGGATACCATCCGCGAGTTCAAAGCAATTACCAAGTATTTGTAA
- the rcnA gene encoding nickel/cobalt efflux transporter RcnA translates to MNEFLTLLQQGNAWLFIPSAIFLGALHGLEPGHSKTMMAAFIVAVRGTVGQAVLLGLSATLSHTAVVWVIALAGMYFGSHWSAETTEPYIHLVSSVLVIGMGVWMVWRTRKYQKLAQQHEHCHSHHDHERPPAAAAVDDVDQEYQDPHERMHAEDIRRRFTNREVTTGQIVLFGLTGGLIPCPASITVLLLCLQLKQFALGAALVLCFSVGLALMLTASGVMAALGAKHAAKRWSGFGEIARKAPYFSGALICGVGLYMGYSGLRALGLV, encoded by the coding sequence ATGAATGAATTTTTAACACTGTTACAGCAAGGTAATGCATGGCTGTTTATCCCCAGCGCTATTTTTCTAGGTGCTCTACATGGTTTGGAGCCTGGGCACTCCAAGACCATGATGGCCGCATTCATCGTGGCAGTGCGCGGCACGGTGGGGCAGGCAGTGCTGCTGGGGCTGTCAGCAACCCTGTCACACACAGCCGTGGTATGGGTAATTGCGTTAGCAGGGATGTATTTTGGCAGCCATTGGAGTGCAGAGACTACGGAGCCGTACATTCATCTGGTTTCCTCGGTGTTGGTGATCGGCATGGGGGTATGGATGGTGTGGCGGACGCGCAAGTATCAAAAATTGGCGCAGCAACACGAGCATTGTCATAGTCATCACGATCATGAGCGCCCGCCTGCAGCTGCAGCGGTGGATGATGTGGATCAGGAGTACCAAGATCCGCACGAGCGTATGCACGCGGAAGACATTCGCCGCCGCTTCACTAACCGTGAAGTCACTACAGGGCAGATTGTGTTGTTTGGATTAACGGGCGGTTTGATCCCCTGTCCTGCTTCCATCACGGTGCTGTTACTGTGTTTACAGTTAAAACAGTTCGCTCTGGGAGCCGCGCTGGTGCTGTGCTTTAGCGTGGGGTTGGCCTTGATGTTGACGGCATCGGGCGTGATGGCTGCGCTGGGTGCGAAACACGCTGCAAAGCGCTGGAGCGGCTTCGGTGAAATTGCCCGTAAAGCGCCGTATTTTTCCGGCGCGTTGATTTGTGGCGTTGGCTTATATATGGGGTACAGCGGCCTGCGCGCGTTGGGCTTGGTGTGA
- a CDS encoding oxidative damage protection protein: MSRTVFCRKYQQEMEGLDKPPFPGAKGQELFASVSKQAWQEWIAHQTMLINEKKLNMMDMTARTYLSEQRDLFLSGDAFDKADGYVPPNA; encoded by the coding sequence GTGTCACGCACTGTTTTCTGTCGCAAATATCAACAAGAAATGGAGGGTTTGGATAAACCTCCCTTCCCTGGCGCTAAAGGGCAAGAGCTTTTTGCATCCGTCTCCAAACAGGCCTGGCAGGAGTGGATTGCGCACCAAACTATGCTGATCAACGAAAAAAAATTGAACATGATGGACATGACAGCACGCACTTATCTCTCTGAGCAGCGCGATTTATTTCTCAGCGGCGATGCCTTCGACAAAGCTGACGGTTATGTGCCGCCCAACGCGTAA
- the mutY gene encoding A/G-specific adenine glycosylase, translating to MPSTFQFSEAVLAWFDRAGRKHLPWQQDITPYRVWLSEIMLQQTQVSTVIPYFEKFVARFPDVDALAAAKQDEVLALWTGLGYYSRARNLHRTAQIICAQYNRVFPNAVEALSQLPGIGRSTAGAIVSIAYKKHAAILDGNVKRVLARFYAISGWSGASSTQKTLWHYAEENTPKQRTGDYTQAMMDLGATVCTRSKPRCTQCPLQTHCVAYRDNSVTKYPEKNPKKALPTRTVNMLIIRNCAGEVLLQQRAPTGLWGSLWCLPEISPEKNIGDSCKDLCEQQPKKIEIWPSWKHSFSHFHLDITPVLIDVNTRTQKITEPNQQWIKPNQASTLGMPAPAVKLLAQLAAC from the coding sequence ATGCCGAGCACCTTTCAATTCTCGGAAGCTGTGCTAGCTTGGTTTGATCGCGCAGGACGCAAGCACCTCCCTTGGCAGCAAGACATCACACCGTATCGCGTGTGGCTCTCCGAAATCATGCTGCAACAGACACAAGTCAGCACAGTTATCCCTTATTTTGAAAAGTTTGTCGCGCGCTTTCCTGATGTTGATGCGCTCGCCGCCGCCAAACAAGACGAGGTATTAGCGCTGTGGACAGGTTTGGGCTACTACTCACGCGCACGCAATCTACATCGCACGGCACAAATTATTTGCGCGCAGTACAACCGTGTTTTCCCAAACGCAGTTGAAGCACTCAGCCAATTACCCGGCATTGGTCGCTCCACTGCCGGTGCTATTGTCTCGATCGCTTACAAAAAACACGCAGCCATTCTCGACGGCAATGTCAAACGCGTCTTGGCGCGTTTTTACGCAATTAGCGGATGGAGCGGTGCTTCCTCCACACAAAAAACACTCTGGCACTACGCAGAAGAAAATACACCGAAACAGCGCACGGGTGATTACACACAGGCGATGATGGATCTCGGCGCAACAGTCTGCACGCGCAGCAAACCGCGTTGCACACAGTGCCCATTACAGACTCATTGTGTTGCCTACCGCGACAACAGCGTCACGAAATATCCAGAAAAAAACCCAAAAAAAGCCTTACCAACAAGAACAGTTAATATGCTGATAATTCGCAATTGCGCCGGCGAAGTTTTATTACAACAACGCGCGCCCACCGGTTTGTGGGGCAGCCTGTGGTGTCTGCCAGAAATATCACCAGAAAAAAATATCGGTGATAGCTGTAAAGATTTGTGTGAACAACAGCCAAAAAAAATAGAAATTTGGCCGAGCTGGAAACACAGCTTCAGTCATTTCCATCTCGACATCACACCTGTTTTGATCGATGTAAATACGCGCACCCAAAAAATCACTGAACCGAATCAGCAGTGGATCAAACCCAACCAAGCATCAACGCTCGGCATGCCTGCCCCCGCCGTCAAACTGCTCGCGCAACTGGCAGCGTGCTAA
- a CDS encoding thioredoxin fold domain-containing protein, translated as MSTQRRPSPSSEKLSTVWCSKDPQAALTKMKSGSTLPTQTCASNAVAAQYQLGNELGISGTPALFTPNGELLPGYMPAEELAATLGVAAQ; from the coding sequence ATATCCACGCAGCGGCGTCCCTCACCATCCTCCGAAAAACTTAGTACCGTTTGGTGTTCAAAAGACCCTCAAGCAGCGCTGACAAAAATGAAAAGTGGCTCTACATTGCCCACACAAACTTGCGCCAGCAATGCTGTTGCCGCCCAATACCAATTGGGTAACGAACTGGGTATCAGCGGAACACCTGCGTTGTTCACACCTAACGGTGAATTACTCCCAGGCTATATGCCTGCAGAAGAATTGGCGGCCACATTGGGCGTAGCTGCACAATAA
- a CDS encoding thioredoxin fold domain-containing protein, with the protein MKKVLAFLLASTVLTPFAYAGAPVSPEQANVLKTAVQKARPGMSIGEIRSSTVSGLFEVDLGGKDTVYMSADGKYLITGTMYRVENKKFVNIADERMQPMRVQKLAAVKREDMVIFSPQGKPKSYVTVFTDIDCGFCRKLHQEVPKLNAMGIEVRYLAYPRSGVPHHPPKNLVPFGVQKTLKQR; encoded by the coding sequence ATGAAAAAAGTACTGGCATTTCTCTTGGCTTCCACTGTTCTAACACCTTTTGCTTACGCTGGGGCACCGGTTTCTCCCGAACAAGCAAATGTTTTAAAAACAGCTGTGCAAAAAGCGCGCCCTGGAATGTCCATCGGCGAAATTCGCAGCTCTACTGTCTCTGGACTATTTGAAGTGGATCTTGGTGGCAAAGACACGGTATATATGTCGGCGGATGGAAAATATCTGATCACCGGCACCATGTACCGCGTAGAAAATAAAAAGTTTGTAAACATTGCTGATGAACGCATGCAACCGATGCGTGTGCAAAAACTCGCCGCTGTCAAAAGAGAAGATATGGTGATTTTTTCACCGCAGGGAAAACCAAAATCTTATGTCACTGTTTTCACCGATATTGATTGCGGCTTCTGCAGAAAACTACATCAAGAAGTTCCCAAATTAAATGCCATGGGTATTGAAGTGCGCTACCTCGCATATCCACGCAGCGGCGTCCCTCACCATCCTCCGAAAAACTTAGTACCGTTTGGTGTTCAAAAGACCCTCAAGCAGCGCTGA
- the xerD gene encoding site-specific tyrosine recombinase XerD — protein sequence MNTPRTTPPMIQTYLDSVWLEKGLSKHSLSAYRSDLTLFAAHLDQQHAALTTVSTADIQAYLAHLLATGTTARTAARFLSCVRGFYRFLLREKLIDKDPTLDIQSPKLGRPLPKFITETEVDALLNAPDINDAIGLRDKAMLEILYACGLRVSELTGLTVGSVNLRQGVVRVTGKGNKERLVPIGEEATHWLERYMREARPILLDNQPLEILFPSNRAQAMTRQTFWHRIKQHAMQAGIRTALSPHTLRHAFATHLLNHGADLRVVQLLLGHSDLSTTQIYTHIARARMQDLHAQHHPRG from the coding sequence ATGAACACACCACGCACAACGCCACCGATGATCCAAACCTATCTCGACAGCGTGTGGCTGGAGAAGGGCTTGAGCAAACACTCTTTGTCCGCATACCGCAGTGATCTCACACTGTTTGCCGCGCACTTAGATCAACAACACGCTGCGCTGACTACAGTTTCTACTGCCGATATCCAAGCGTATCTCGCACACTTGCTGGCCACGGGTACAACAGCGCGCACTGCAGCGCGTTTCCTCTCTTGTGTTCGCGGCTTCTATCGTTTTTTATTGCGTGAAAAGTTGATCGATAAAGATCCAACGCTCGATATCCAAAGCCCAAAGCTTGGTCGCCCACTGCCCAAATTTATTACCGAAACAGAAGTGGACGCGCTATTGAATGCGCCTGATATCAACGACGCCATTGGATTGCGCGACAAAGCCATGCTGGAAATTCTGTACGCCTGCGGGCTGCGGGTATCGGAGTTGACGGGTCTTACCGTGGGCTCCGTGAATCTGCGCCAAGGCGTGGTGCGCGTGACAGGCAAAGGCAACAAAGAGCGCTTGGTGCCGATTGGTGAAGAGGCTACACACTGGCTAGAACGCTATATGCGTGAAGCAAGGCCGATACTGCTCGACAATCAACCGCTAGAGATTCTGTTCCCTAGCAATCGTGCGCAGGCCATGACACGCCAGACTTTCTGGCACCGCATCAAGCAACACGCTATGCAAGCGGGTATTCGTACTGCACTGTCTCCTCACACCCTGCGTCACGCATTTGCCACACACCTACTCAATCACGGTGCCGATTTACGCGTAGTGCAACTTTTGCTCGGACACAGTGACTTGTCCACCACGCAAATCTATACTCACATCGCAAGAGCACGCATGCAGGACTTGCATGCCCAACATCATCCTCGCGGCTGA
- the rplS gene encoding 50S ribosomal protein L19 yields the protein MSNITIIAQIEAEQATRALPAFAQGDTVIVNVKVKEGNRERVQAFEGVVIAKRNRGLHSAFTVRKISHGVGVERTFQSHSPLIASVELKRRGAVRQAKLYYLRDLSGKAARIKEKLN from the coding sequence ATGAGCAACATCACTATCATCGCGCAAATCGAAGCTGAACAAGCAACCCGCGCACTGCCAGCTTTTGCACAAGGCGACACCGTGATCGTCAATGTAAAAGTAAAAGAAGGCAACCGTGAGCGCGTACAGGCGTTTGAAGGCGTAGTGATTGCTAAACGCAACCGCGGTCTGCACTCAGCTTTTACCGTGCGCAAAATTTCTCACGGTGTAGGCGTAGAAAGAACTTTCCAATCACACAGCCCACTGATTGCCAGCGTAGAGCTGAAACGCCGTGGCGCTGTACGCCAAGCCAAACTGTACTACTTGCGCGACCTGAGTGGCAAAGCAGCGCGCATCAAAGAAAAATTGAACTGA